The Actinomycetota bacterium DNA window CGCCAACCGCATGCGGCTGGTCGAGACCTGCGCGGCCGAGGCGACCTCGCCGCTGGTCTCGCAGTTCCTCGACGAGTTCGCGGTCTCGCTCGGCAAGACGCCCGTGCGCGTCGCGTCGAAGCCGGCGTTCGTGGTCAACCGCTGCCTGATGCCGCTGCTCAACGAGGCGGTGCGCACGCTCGAGGAGCGCGTCGCTCCGGCCGAGTCCATCGACGAGGCGGTCCGGCTCGGCCTGAACCATCCGATGGGGCCGCTCGCGCTCGCCGACCTGATTGGGCTGGACGTGGTCGTCGA harbors:
- a CDS encoding 3-hydroxybutyryl-CoA dehydrogenase (converts (S)-3-hydroxybutanoyl-CoA to 3-acetoacetyl-CoA) is translated as ANRMRLVETCAAEATSPLVSQFLDEFAVSLGKTPVRVASKPAFVVNRCLMPLLNEAVRTLEERVAPAESIDEAVRLGLNHPMGPLALADLIGLDVVVEIMENLARRTGDETYEPRPTLKALVTEGKLGRKTGEGFFSYQR